A window from Entomoplasma freundtii encodes these proteins:
- the dinB gene encoding DNA polymerase IV yields MQKVIFHLDMDAFFASCEQMVNPNFQNQPLVIAHQSRRSIITTSSYEARKFGVKTAMPLYQALALCPNLVVVEPHFSLYSHTSQRVWSLIRKKFTKRVELNSIDEAFLDVTAIVGKYGSPARMAQKIRESIKKEIGITCSIGISYTKFLAKMATDLNKPNGQTEIWPETLSTQLWPISLDKMQGVGLATHKLLVNELKIQTIGDLVRCDEERLLAAIGRNGSVLKKQALGLSSDLINPYLQKPKSISHEITLEIPLTNLEELEDLLFTLTQNNLIRLNRQQMVTQGVGVSLRYHWANEKKEVFDKLKHLKRQSRQLSLTQPTTNLETIFAALKECFEKLYLEGKPVILLGVTFHKLQENNYFHQLSLTENDCPSIQANVNQLLWDINHRLKSQKVYYGSHLDIQEGKYLKDYQEVKLNQEIRKEKRK; encoded by the coding sequence ATGCAAAAAGTGATTTTTCATTTAGATATGGATGCCTTTTTTGCGAGTTGCGAACAAATGGTGAATCCCAATTTTCAAAATCAACCCTTAGTTATTGCTCACCAAAGTAGGCGTTCTATTATCACAACATCAAGTTACGAGGCTCGTAAATTCGGCGTCAAAACTGCGATGCCTCTTTATCAAGCTTTGGCACTTTGCCCAAATTTGGTAGTAGTGGAACCGCATTTTTCTTTATATAGTCATACTTCTCAAAGAGTTTGGTCCTTGATTAGAAAAAAATTCACCAAAAGAGTTGAATTGAATTCCATCGATGAAGCTTTTTTAGACGTAACAGCTATCGTAGGAAAATATGGTTCCCCAGCTAGAATGGCCCAAAAAATCCGGGAATCTATCAAAAAAGAAATTGGTATTACTTGTTCCATTGGGATTAGTTACACTAAATTTTTAGCTAAAATGGCTACGGACCTCAATAAACCAAATGGACAAACGGAAATTTGGCCTGAGACTTTATCAACGCAACTTTGACCTATTAGTTTAGATAAAATGCAAGGAGTTGGTCTTGCTACTCATAAGTTATTAGTCAACGAACTCAAAATTCAAACGATTGGTGATTTAGTAAGGTGTGATGAAGAACGCCTTTTAGCAGCCATTGGTCGAAATGGCTCGGTGCTTAAGAAACAAGCCTTGGGTCTAAGTAGTGATTTAATTAACCCCTATTTACAAAAACCCAAATCAATTTCTCACGAAATTACTTTAGAAATTCCTTTAACTAACCTTGAAGAGTTGGAAGACTTGCTTTTTACCTTAACGCAAAATAACTTGATTCGCTTAAATCGTCAGCAAATGGTGACTCAAGGTGTTGGTGTCTCACTTCGCTACCATTGAGCTAACGAAAAAAAAGAAGTTTTTGATAAACTCAAACATTTAAAACGTCAAAGTCGTCAATTAAGCCTAACCCAACCAACAACCAATCTAGAAACAATCTTTGCTGCTCTCAAAGAATGCTTTGAAAAACTTTACCTTGAAGGAAAACCAGTTATTCTTTTGGGCGTCACTTTTCATAAATTGCAAGAAAATAATTATTTCCACCAACTGAGTTTGACTGAAAATGATTGCCCTTCTATCCAAGCAAATGTGAACCAATTGCTTTGGGATATTAACCACCGTTTAAAATCACAAAAAGTTTATTATGGTAGTCACTTAGACATTCAAGAAGGAAAGTATCTGAAAGATTATCAAGAAGTTAAACTGAATCAAGAAATCCGTAAGGAAAAGCGTAAATAA
- a CDS encoding exodeoxyribonuclease VII small subunit, protein MTTKTYDEIVKEIKDDLQKMSNSDIGLQESIDLFEINLKKINNLKKQLEGYQMKVQKVLADNKLEDFEA, encoded by the coding sequence ATGACTACAAAAACCTATGATGAAATTGTTAAGGAAATTAAAGATGATCTTCAAAAAATGAGTAATAGTGATATCGGCTTGCAAGAATCGATCGATCTTTTTGAAATAAATTTAAAAAAGATTAACAACCTGAAAAAGCAACTTGAAGGCTACCAAATGAAAGTACAAAAAGTGCTTGCCGATAATAAGTTAGAAGACTTCGAAGCTTAG
- the xseA gene encoding exodeoxyribonuclease VII large subunit, with translation MANQVFTVSTLNKLIKEYIEAPEYFRTLFVQGEISNLTFNRSGHVYFSIKDEKASLKCMVWKDKAELIHRWKLKEGMKITCFGRLTYYIMGGSIGFDVQDVTLEGKGELQQLYEERYHYLETRGWFDKSLKKPIPSIPRRIGIVTADTGAVIHDLLATIGRRFPLIEVFLFPVQVQGTQARYDVAKKISQANAFLPQLDIIIVARGGGSYEDLWTFNEMEVLEAVRKASIPTISAIGHEPDFTLIDYVSDLRAPTPTAAAELVTPSRDELQQNLLWLKQEWSRTILELIAAKSKWLQTASNFLSQSLNQGLNLSQQTLANLYNLNLTKMDLILNLKASELEQLTLQWNLVNPYNPLEQGYALMLNQSQMVITNIRTLKIGDKINLKAQEGLVETQVRRIILNSENN, from the coding sequence ATGGCCAACCAAGTTTTCACAGTCAGCACTTTAAATAAGTTAATCAAAGAGTATATTGAAGCTCCGGAGTATTTCCGTACCTTATTTGTTCAAGGGGAAATTAGCAACCTTACCTTTAATCGTTCTGGACATGTTTACTTTTCTATTAAAGATGAAAAAGCGAGTTTAAAATGTATGGTTTGGAAAGATAAGGCCGAACTAATTCACCGATGAAAACTTAAAGAGGGAATGAAAATTACTTGCTTTGGTCGGTTAACGTACTATATCATGGGTGGTTCAATTGGTTTTGATGTTCAAGATGTTACCTTGGAAGGCAAAGGTGAACTTCAACAACTATACGAAGAACGTTATCATTATTTAGAAACAAGAGGTTGATTCGATAAATCTCTTAAAAAACCAATTCCAAGTATTCCTAGGCGAATTGGGATCGTCACCGCTGATACTGGAGCTGTCATTCATGATTTATTGGCCACCATTGGACGCCGATTTCCTTTAATTGAGGTTTTTCTTTTTCCTGTGCAAGTACAAGGAACTCAAGCTCGCTACGATGTCGCTAAGAAAATTTCCCAAGCAAATGCTTTTCTTCCACAACTTGACATAATCATTGTCGCCCGTGGTGGTGGAAGTTATGAAGATTTATGAACCTTTAACGAAATGGAAGTTTTAGAGGCAGTTCGGAAAGCTTCAATTCCCACCATTTCCGCGATTGGACATGAACCAGATTTTACGTTAATTGATTATGTGAGTGACTTGCGAGCTCCGACACCAACAGCAGCAGCTGAATTAGTGACACCCAGTCGTGATGAATTACAACAAAACTTGCTTTGGTTAAAACAAGAATGAAGTCGAACAATTCTAGAATTAATAGCAGCTAAAAGTAAATGGTTACAAACAGCTAGCAATTTTTTGTCACAATCTTTAAATCAAGGCTTGAATTTAAGCCAACAAACACTGGCCAACCTTTACAATCTCAATCTCACAAAAATGGATCTTATTCTGAATCTAAAGGCCAGTGAATTAGAACAATTAACTCTTCAATGAAACCTTGTGAATCCTTATAACCCCTTGGAACAAGGATATGCTTTAATGCTCAACCAAAGCCAAATGGTAATTACGAACATTAGGACTTTGAAAATTGGCGATAAAATTAACTTAAAAGCTCAAGAGGGTCTTGTGGAAACGCAAGTACGGAGAATTATTCTTAACTCTGAAAATAATTAA
- a CDS encoding transcription antitermination protein NusB produces the protein MTDKTIGMAKRRSILVQLFYRYLLMEANEDFIKQDLLDETQVFLDEETLQLATQLATELPNLKQEAEKHLSQEWKWGRLPYLVQAILLVGTFEIQMTNTPKPVTLNEMTELAKNYGLDQHWKFINALLEKINKI, from the coding sequence ATGACAGACAAGACTATTGGGATGGCTAAACGCCGCAGCATTTTGGTCCAACTATTTTACCGTTACTTATTAATGGAAGCAAATGAAGACTTTATTAAACAAGATCTTCTTGATGAAACACAAGTTTTTTTAGATGAAGAAACTTTACAATTAGCGACACAATTAGCAACTGAATTGCCTAATCTAAAGCAAGAGGCTGAAAAGCATCTTTCTCAAGAATGAAAATGAGGGCGCTTACCTTATTTAGTCCAAGCCATTTTGTTGGTAGGAACTTTTGAAATTCAAATGACCAATACGCCAAAACCAGTTACACTAAACGAAATGACCGAATTGGCCAAAAATTATGGTCTTGATCAACATTGAAAATTTATCAATGCCCTTTTAGAGAAAATTAATAAAATCTAA
- a CDS encoding MupG family TIM beta-alpha barrel fold protein, translating into MFKKELGISIYPEHFSLEEIKTYLEKCKKNNMTKIFFSLIHLGKVPDEKLIQKYQEVFLMAKEMGYYNVLDVIEETFPIFGFKTDEVYKFKTLGIDCLRLDSPLLPKIVADLSYRNIDLQINISNNDNFITNILDFKPKLENLYGCHNFYPLKNSALALDAFLESSKRFVDLGIHTSAFVGSLQALKGPQKYDVPQLVSLEIIRNLPIRSQAKYLFKTNLVSSVYVGNQAMSDEEIVEFGGTLTIDKFEFDIHLNDDLLPIEQEIINYQNHFWRGDVSGDFVRSTYPRVDVEGEVTPNHIKQSLNYGDLCIVNSNNKHYQKELIIILQDNYKELKDTVNFIGHIKSYDLPLLKLMRGWDRFSFRNTK; encoded by the coding sequence ATGTTTAAAAAAGAATTAGGCATCTCTATTTATCCTGAGCATTTTTCTTTAGAAGAAATAAAAACTTATTTAGAAAAGTGCAAAAAAAATAATATGACGAAAATTTTCTTTTCCTTAATTCACTTAGGAAAAGTACCAGATGAAAAACTAATCCAAAAATATCAGGAAGTCTTTTTAATGGCCAAGGAAATGGGTTATTATAACGTTTTAGATGTTATTGAAGAGACCTTTCCAATCTTTGGTTTTAAAACCGACGAAGTGTATAAATTCAAAACTCTTGGCATTGATTGCTTAAGACTTGATTCGCCGTTATTACCAAAGATAGTGGCTGACTTATCTTATAGAAATATTGACTTACAGATCAATATTTCTAATAATGACAACTTCATTACCAATATCTTGGATTTCAAACCAAAATTGGAAAATTTATATGGTTGTCATAATTTTTATCCGTTAAAAAATAGTGCTTTGGCTTTAGATGCTTTTCTTGAATCATCAAAAAGATTTGTGGACCTTGGCATTCATACAAGTGCTTTTGTTGGGTCATTACAAGCTTTAAAAGGACCGCAAAAATACGATGTTCCCCAATTGGTGTCGTTGGAAATTATTAGAAACTTGCCAATCAGATCTCAAGCAAAATATTTATTTAAAACCAATTTGGTCTCATCAGTTTATGTCGGTAACCAAGCAATGTCTGATGAAGAAATTGTTGAATTTGGAGGGACATTGACGATTGATAAATTTGAGTTTGATATTCACCTTAATGATGATTTACTACCGATTGAACAAGAAATTATCAATTACCAAAATCACTTTTGACGTGGCGATGTTTCTGGAGATTTTGTAAGGTCAACCTACCCCCGCGTTGATGTGGAAGGTGAAGTTACCCCAAACCACATTAAGCAAAGTCTGAATTATGGTGATTTATGCATCGTTAATAGTAATAACAAGCATTACCAAAAAGAATTAATCATCATTTTACAAGATAATTATAAGGAATTGAAAGACACCGTCAATTTCATCGGTCATATAAAGTCTTATGATCTCCCCTTGTTAAAACTTATGCGTGGCTGAGATAGATTTTCCTTTCGGAATACTAAATAA
- a CDS encoding PTS transporter subunit EIIC: METDKDLPENNNSDKNLLVQALPKEKVDLTKKPSFLEKWFAPMKNKKPRKDNKFFGFMQQLGGTFMLPVAVLSIAGVFLGLGSGLQSVVTNEVSHVGYTILGFIGTIGQFFFDLLGLSFTIAIVVGLASNNAGSAAFAAVLSYFGTLAGMNFMIGVLPPHVYSVIFNSAGVEAETIKLVKPMFGFAKVMDLSILGAIFNGIIVWKLHEFFQYKQLPTAFSFFGGKRLTPSISLIVFPVFGMALVFIWPWIAKGLYWMGVGFTYLGHFGPGLFIFTSRLLCPTGLHHMLNALFSQTAVGGNWTIIQNDGTEIIVQGTLKAMQAFLGNGQMIPPELARWMTGSYILPIFFGLPAAAFAIYMAAKKDQRPVIKGAIISGILATAVGGVTETIEFLFLFIAPWLYIFHALMVGLGYIVFSLARTQIGLGGELPTWIIYGPIQGWATRWWMALICGPIWSLIYFNVFYFSIKKFDIKTIGRTAEIKTNTLMNNFVGDALKAPTDKNKKRAKTKEAKVKPEEIMAEQILLMVGGWNNIDKLTNCFSRLRMTFKEPIELTDEQVKAIGAVGLIKISDTSYQIVCGAKVEGVRDFMERKKVLISND, translated from the coding sequence ATGGAAACTGACAAAGATTTACCAGAAAATAATAATTCTGACAAGAACTTATTAGTTCAAGCGTTGCCTAAGGAGAAAGTTGATTTAACAAAGAAACCTTCTTTTTTAGAAAAATGGTTCGCCCCAATGAAAAACAAAAAACCACGGAAAGATAATAAATTCTTCGGTTTTATGCAACAACTTGGCGGTACTTTTATGTTACCGGTAGCGGTGCTCTCGATCGCCGGTGTATTTCTCGGACTTGGTTCTGGTTTACAAAGTGTTGTAACGAATGAAGTAAGTCATGTAGGTTATACAATTTTAGGATTTATTGGTACTATTGGTCAATTTTTCTTTGATCTTTTAGGCCTATCGTTTACGATTGCCATTGTAGTTGGTTTAGCAAGCAATAATGCTGGATCCGCTGCTTTTGCGGCTGTTTTATCCTATTTTGGTACTTTAGCAGGGATGAACTTCATGATTGGTGTGCTTCCGCCTCATGTCTACTCTGTCATTTTTAATTCTGCTGGAGTGGAAGCTGAAACAATCAAATTAGTTAAACCAATGTTTGGTTTTGCCAAAGTTATGGATCTCTCAATTTTAGGGGCAATTTTTAACGGAATTATTGTTTGAAAATTGCACGAATTTTTTCAATATAAGCAATTGCCGACTGCTTTTTCCTTCTTTGGTGGAAAACGTCTCACACCGTCAATTTCTTTAATTGTTTTCCCAGTTTTTGGCATGGCATTAGTTTTTATTTGACCATGAATTGCTAAAGGACTATATTGAATGGGAGTAGGTTTTACTTATCTTGGTCATTTTGGCCCAGGCTTATTTATTTTTACTTCCCGTTTACTTTGCCCAACTGGTTTACATCATATGCTTAATGCCTTATTTTCCCAAACTGCCGTTGGGGGAAATTGAACAATCATCCAAAATGATGGAACAGAAATAATTGTGCAAGGAACACTTAAAGCAATGCAAGCCTTTTTGGGAAATGGCCAAATGATTCCCCCAGAACTAGCCCGTTGAATGACTGGTTCTTACATTTTACCGATTTTCTTTGGTTTACCAGCTGCTGCTTTTGCTATTTATATGGCGGCAAAAAAAGATCAGCGACCTGTCATCAAAGGTGCAATTATTTCCGGGATTTTAGCAACCGCGGTTGGCGGTGTCACCGAAACGATTGAATTTCTCTTCTTATTTATTGCGCCATGACTATATATTTTCCATGCGTTGATGGTGGGGCTTGGTTACATTGTCTTTTCACTTGCAAGAACCCAAATTGGTTTAGGTGGTGAACTACCAACATGAATTATTTATGGTCCCATTCAAGGCTGAGCAACGCGTTGGTGAATGGCTTTAATTTGTGGCCCTATTTGATCACTAATTTACTTCAATGTTTTCTATTTTAGTATTAAAAAATTTGATATTAAAACAATTGGTAGAACTGCCGAAATTAAAACCAATACTCTAATGAATAACTTTGTGGGTGATGCTTTAAAAGCTCCTACTGACAAAAATAAAAAACGTGCTAAAACAAAAGAAGCAAAGGTAAAGCCTGAAGAAATTATGGCTGAACAAATCTTGCTAATGGTTGGGGGATGAAACAATATTGATAAATTAACTAATTGTTTTTCTCGTTTAAGAATGACATTTAAGGAACCAATTGAATTAACCGATGAACAAGTGAAAGCAATTGGAGCTGTCGGCTTAATTAAAATTTCTGACACTAGCTATCAAATTGTTTGTGGCGCTAAAGTAGAAGGGGTACGTGACTTTATGGAACGTAAAAAGGTGTTAATTAGTAATGATTAG